A single window of Nicotiana sylvestris chromosome 5, ASM39365v2, whole genome shotgun sequence DNA harbors:
- the LOC138868230 gene encoding uncharacterized protein yields MNLDSACGGSCMTRPYSEIQLLLNNFTANDHNWQGEGEPRRAMKQKAAGVLELDDFSAMRADIAKLANQMNRMTMNQTQQMQHVQQMSICCEMCGDNHTSDMCQTNPESIYYVGQQNRGPMNQQAQYGNTYNPNWRNHPNFSWGGNQPNQNQFRPQGNFNQPQRLPQQAEESKNDLLKKLLQDNQQLRTDFRNLERQMGQLAANQNTRPAGALPVALTEECTSRVQNKLPQKLKDPGSFTIPVRIGNIDVGHALFDLGASINLMSLSLYKQLGLGDPKPTTVMLQLADRSIAYPEGVIEDVLLKIGKFIFPADFIILDFEADEKVPIILRRRLLATGDAIIKVREGKIS; encoded by the exons atgaatcttgattcagcttgtggaggtagttgcatgaCGAGGCCATATAGTGAAATACAACTTTTGCTAAACAACTTCACTGCcaatgatcataattggcaaggtgagggagaaccaaggagagcaatgaaacaAAAAGCAGCAGGGGTACTTGAACTTGATGACTTTTCCGCCATGAGAGCAGATATAGCAAAATTGGCGAATCAAATGAATAGAATGACAATGAACCAAACACAACAAATGCAACATGTTCAACAAATGTCgatttgttgtgaaatgtgtggcgataatcacacaagtgacatgtgccaaacgaatcctgaatctatttattatgtggggcAACAAAACAGAGGGCCGATGAACCAACAAGcccaatatgggaacacttacaacccaaattggaggaatcatcctaatttctcttggggtgggaatcaacccaatcaaaatcaatttagaccccaaggaaattttaatcaacctcaaagGCTGCCACAACAAGcagaagaaagtaaaaatgatTTGTTGAAAAAATTGTTGCAAGACAATCAGCAACTCAGAACGGACTTTAGAAATcttgaaaggcaaatgggacaactggctgcaaatcaaaatactagacCTGCAGGGGCTCTTCCAG ttgcacttactgaggagtgcacttcaagggttcaaaataagcttcctcaaaagcttaaggatccaGGAAGTTTTACTATACCAGTGAGAATTGGCAATATTGATGTAGGACATGCACTTTTTGACTTGGGagcaagtataaatttgatgTCGTTGTCCTTGTACAAGCAATTGGGTTTGGGAGATCCAAAACCCACAACTGTTATGCTGCAGCTTGCAGACAGGTCCATAGCCTACCCGGAAGGAGTGATTGAAGATGTACTgttgaaaattgggaaatttatttttCCAGCTGATTTTATCATCTTAGATTTTGAAGccgatgaaaaagttcctattattttaagaagacgtCTCTTGGCCacaggtgatgctataattaaagtcAGGGAAGGTAAAATATCATGA